In a genomic window of Streptomyces roseoviridis:
- a CDS encoding putative leader peptide — translation MVSHDVSEEAPGTPLPAASAGAHSASALLGAFGGGAARLHVDLCRLASAMCPPRAAR, via the coding sequence ATGGTTTCCCACGACGTGAGCGAAGAGGCGCCGGGCACACCCCTGCCCGCCGCGTCCGCCGGCGCTCACTCCGCCTCCGCGCTCCTCGGAGCCTTCGGAGGCGGAGCGGCGCGGCTGCACGTCGACCTGTGCCGCCTCGCCAGCGCGATGTGTCCGCCGCGCGCTGCTCGCTGA
- a CDS encoding M67 family metallopeptidase, whose translation MLTITRALYDQIVEHSRADHPDEACGVVAGPVGSGRPERFIPMLNAARSPTFYEFDSGDLLKLYREMDDRDEEPVIIYHSHTATEAYPSRTDISYANEPQAHYVLVSTADTDGAGPFQFRSYTIVDGVVEEEEVRIVEAYE comes from the coding sequence ATGCTGACCATCACCCGGGCCCTGTACGACCAGATCGTGGAACACTCCCGCGCGGACCACCCCGACGAGGCCTGCGGCGTGGTCGCCGGTCCGGTCGGCAGCGGCCGCCCCGAGCGCTTCATCCCCATGCTGAACGCGGCGCGCTCGCCCACCTTCTACGAGTTCGACTCCGGCGACCTGCTGAAGCTCTACCGCGAGATGGACGACCGGGACGAGGAGCCCGTGATCATCTACCACTCGCACACGGCGACCGAGGCGTACCCCTCCCGTACGGACATCTCCTACGCCAACGAGCCGCAGGCCCACTACGTCCTCGTCTCCACCGCCGACACCGACGGCGCCGGCCCCTTCCAGTTCCGCTCCTACACGATCGTCGACGGCGTCGTGGAGGAGGAAGAGGTCCGGATCGTCGAGGCGTACGAGTGA
- a CDS encoding MBL fold metallo-hydrolase, translating to MKLTVVGCSGSFPSAESACSSYLVEADGFRLLLDMGNGALGELQRHIGLYDLDAIFLSHLHADHCIDMCGYFVARYYRHEGGRCDAIPVFAPEGAEQRLTTAYADTPSPTSMSEVFGFQTLKSGTFEVGPFTVRTEKVCHPVEAYGIRIEHAGRTLTYSGDTGVCDALDELARGADLFLCEASFTHGKEDVPDLHLNGREAGAHAARAGVRRLVLTHIPPWTDGERNLADAREVFTGPAELAYAGAVYEV from the coding sequence ATGAAGCTCACCGTCGTCGGCTGCTCCGGGTCGTTCCCGTCCGCGGAATCGGCCTGTTCGAGCTACCTGGTAGAGGCCGACGGCTTCCGGCTGCTCCTCGACATGGGCAACGGCGCCCTCGGCGAGCTGCAGCGCCACATCGGTCTGTACGACCTCGACGCGATCTTCCTCAGCCATCTGCACGCCGACCACTGCATCGACATGTGCGGCTACTTCGTGGCCCGGTACTACCGCCACGAGGGGGGCCGCTGCGACGCGATCCCGGTCTTCGCCCCCGAGGGCGCGGAACAGCGGCTGACCACGGCGTACGCGGACACGCCGTCGCCGACGTCGATGAGCGAGGTCTTCGGCTTCCAGACGCTGAAGTCCGGCACCTTCGAGGTGGGGCCGTTCACCGTCCGTACGGAGAAGGTCTGCCATCCGGTGGAGGCGTACGGCATCCGGATCGAGCACGCCGGCCGCACGCTCACCTATTCGGGTGACACCGGCGTCTGCGACGCCCTCGACGAGCTGGCGCGCGGCGCGGACCTCTTCCTCTGCGAGGCGTCCTTCACCCACGGCAAGGAGGACGTCCCCGACCTCCACCTCAACGGCCGCGAGGCCGGCGCCCACGCCGCCCGCGCCGGCGTGCGCCGTCTGGTGCTGACCCACATCCCGCCGTGGACGGACGGCGAGCGGAACCTGGCGGACGCCCGCGAGGTGTTCACGGGGCCGGCGGAGCTGGCGTACGCCGGCGCGGTCTACGAGGTCTGA
- a CDS encoding ABC transporter ATP-binding protein: MRVERLGYEDRLHAADLVVRPGETVGLVGPNGSGKSTLLRCVYGTLAPTTGRALLDGEDLQAIGPRARARRVATVPQENTAEFELTVRELVALGRSPHKRFWEGDTARDRALADRALARVGLAGLAGRPFPDLSGGERQRALVARALVQDPALLVLDEPTNHLDIRYQLETLALVRDVGTTNLLALHDLTLAAAHCDRLYVLKEGRVVAEGPPADVLTPALLHAVYGVEAEVIPHPRTGTPLVVYLPRPRLERDLSVM; encoded by the coding sequence CTGCGCGTCGAGCGGCTCGGTTACGAGGACCGGCTGCACGCGGCCGACCTCGTGGTGCGGCCCGGCGAGACCGTCGGCCTCGTCGGCCCCAACGGCAGCGGCAAGAGCACCCTGCTGCGCTGCGTCTACGGCACCCTCGCCCCCACCACCGGCCGCGCCCTGCTCGACGGCGAGGACCTCCAGGCGATCGGACCCCGGGCGCGGGCCCGGCGGGTGGCCACCGTGCCGCAGGAGAACACCGCCGAGTTCGAGCTCACCGTCCGCGAACTCGTCGCCCTCGGCCGCTCCCCGCACAAGCGCTTCTGGGAGGGCGACACCGCCCGGGACCGTGCCCTCGCCGACCGGGCCCTGGCCCGGGTCGGCCTCGCCGGCCTCGCCGGCCGCCCCTTCCCCGACCTCTCCGGCGGCGAACGGCAGCGCGCCCTCGTCGCCCGCGCCCTCGTCCAGGACCCGGCCCTGCTCGTCCTCGACGAGCCCACCAACCACCTGGACATCCGCTACCAGCTGGAAACCCTCGCCCTCGTCCGCGACGTGGGCACCACCAACCTCCTCGCGCTGCACGACCTCACCCTCGCCGCGGCCCACTGCGACCGCCTCTACGTCCTCAAGGAGGGACGAGTGGTCGCCGAAGGGCCGCCCGCGGACGTGCTCACCCCGGCCCTGCTCCACGCCGTATACGGCGTGGAAGCCGAGGTCATCCCGCATCCGCGCACCGGAACCCCGCTCGTCGTCTATCTGCCCCGTCCGCGCCTCGAGCGAGATCTGTCCGTCATGTGA
- a CDS encoding PTS transporter subunit EIIC: MSTATAQAAAPAKKRGSGLFQGLQKVGRSLQLPIAVLPAAGILLRLGQDDVFGKDGLGWDQVAKVFATAGDAVFANLPLLFCVGIAIGFAKKADGSTALAALVGFLVYKNVLTAFPVTDAVVNTTANKGVDVAATYNDPKVLGGIVMGLLAAVIWQRYHRTKLVDWLGFFNGRRLVPIIMAFVGTIMGVFFGLVWEPIGNVIADFGEWMTGLGAVGAGIFGVVNRGLLPIGMHQFVNTVAWQEIGSFKDSAGAMWHGDLPRFFHGDPTAGQFMSGFFPIMMFALPAAALAITHCARPERRKAVGGMMMSLALTSFVTGITEPIEFAFMFIAPVLYVIHALLTAISMAVTWALGVHHGFSFSAGAIDYFLNWGLATKPWMIIPIGLVFAAIYYVVFRFAITKFNLPTPGREPEEEVEDLTKA, from the coding sequence ATGAGTACGGCCACCGCCCAGGCCGCCGCTCCCGCGAAGAAGCGCGGATCCGGCCTGTTCCAGGGCCTGCAGAAGGTCGGTCGCAGCCTGCAGCTGCCGATCGCCGTACTGCCGGCCGCGGGTATCTTGCTCCGTCTCGGCCAGGACGACGTGTTCGGCAAGGACGGTCTCGGCTGGGACCAGGTGGCGAAGGTCTTCGCCACCGCCGGTGACGCGGTCTTCGCGAACCTGCCCCTGCTGTTCTGCGTCGGCATCGCCATCGGCTTCGCCAAGAAGGCCGACGGATCCACGGCCCTCGCCGCGCTCGTCGGCTTCCTCGTCTACAAGAACGTGCTGACCGCGTTCCCCGTAACCGACGCCGTCGTCAACACCACCGCCAACAAGGGCGTCGACGTCGCCGCGACGTACAACGACCCCAAGGTACTCGGCGGCATCGTCATGGGCCTGCTGGCCGCGGTCATATGGCAGCGCTACCACCGCACGAAGCTGGTCGACTGGCTCGGCTTCTTCAACGGCCGCCGACTCGTCCCGATCATCATGGCCTTCGTCGGCACGATCATGGGCGTCTTCTTCGGTCTGGTCTGGGAGCCCATCGGCAACGTCATCGCCGACTTCGGCGAGTGGATGACCGGCCTCGGCGCCGTCGGCGCGGGCATCTTCGGCGTGGTCAACCGCGGTCTGCTGCCCATCGGCATGCACCAGTTCGTGAACACCGTCGCCTGGCAGGAGATCGGCTCCTTCAAGGACTCCGCCGGCGCCATGTGGCACGGTGACCTGCCCCGCTTCTTCCACGGCGACCCCACCGCCGGTCAGTTCATGTCGGGCTTCTTCCCGATCATGATGTTCGCCCTTCCGGCCGCCGCGCTCGCCATCACGCACTGCGCCCGCCCCGAGCGCCGCAAGGCCGTCGGCGGCATGATGATGTCCCTCGCGCTGACCTCCTTCGTCACCGGCATCACCGAGCCGATCGAGTTCGCGTTCATGTTCATCGCGCCGGTCCTCTACGTGATCCACGCGCTCCTGACCGCCATCTCCATGGCCGTCACCTGGGCGCTGGGCGTGCACCACGGCTTCAGCTTCTCCGCCGGCGCGATCGACTACTTCCTCAACTGGGGTCTCGCCACCAAGCCCTGGATGATCATCCCCATCGGTCTGGTCTTCGCCGCGATCTACTACGTGGTCTTCCGCTTCGCGATCACCAAGTTCAACCTCCCCACCCCGGGCCGCGAGCCCGAGGAGGAGGTCGAGGACCTCACCAAGGCGTGA
- a CDS encoding ABC transporter substrate-binding protein — MSWRRTVLPAAALLPLLAACSAPAAEQPTAKPAPGFPYTVTNCGVTTTYQAPPKRAVTMNQHVTEIMLALGLHTSLAGTAYLDDAVLPAYKKAYDSVPVLAKEYPSKEALLAANPDFVYGGYSTAFDAKAGRGRDDLERSGIATRLNTEYCPSGTPSFDDLYREVTEVGRTFGVPDRAERWTREARARLAATDKRLTGTPPVSVFVYDSGDKTAFTAGGKGIGNELITRAGGRNVFADLDKPFGDAGWEQVVARKPDVILIYDYGSTTVEQKKRRLLDDPALREVPAVKNRRFAVLPLSDTVLGVRVPAAVDKLAAQLHPAAASAP; from the coding sequence ATGTCCTGGCGCCGCACGGTGCTGCCCGCCGCCGCACTGCTGCCCCTGCTCGCCGCCTGCTCCGCACCGGCCGCCGAGCAGCCCACCGCGAAGCCCGCCCCCGGCTTCCCGTACACCGTCACCAACTGCGGCGTGACGACCACCTACCAGGCCCCGCCGAAGCGCGCGGTGACCATGAACCAGCACGTCACCGAGATCATGCTCGCCCTCGGCCTGCACACGTCCCTGGCGGGCACCGCCTACCTGGACGACGCGGTCCTGCCCGCCTACAAGAAGGCGTACGACTCCGTCCCCGTCCTCGCCAAGGAGTACCCCTCCAAGGAGGCACTCCTCGCCGCGAATCCCGACTTCGTCTACGGCGGCTACTCCACCGCCTTCGACGCCAAGGCCGGCCGCGGCCGCGACGACCTCGAGCGCTCCGGCATCGCCACCCGCCTCAACACCGAGTACTGCCCCTCCGGCACCCCCTCCTTCGACGACCTCTACCGCGAGGTCACCGAGGTCGGCCGCACCTTCGGCGTGCCCGACCGCGCCGAACGCTGGACCCGCGAGGCCCGCGCCCGCCTCGCCGCCACCGACAAGCGCCTGACGGGCACCCCGCCCGTCTCCGTCTTCGTCTACGACAGCGGCGACAAGACCGCCTTCACCGCCGGCGGCAAGGGCATCGGCAACGAGCTGATCACCCGCGCCGGCGGCCGCAACGTCTTCGCCGACCTCGACAAGCCCTTCGGCGACGCCGGCTGGGAACAGGTCGTCGCCCGCAAGCCCGACGTCATCCTCATCTACGACTACGGCTCCACCACCGTCGAGCAGAAGAAGCGGCGCCTCCTCGACGACCCCGCCCTGCGCGAGGTCCCCGCCGTGAAGAACCGCCGCTTCGCCGTCCTGCCGCTGTCCGACACCGTCCTCGGCGTCCGGGTCCCGGCGGCCGTCGACAAGCTGGCCGCCCAGCTGCACCCGGCCGCCGCCTCCGCCCCGTGA
- a CDS encoding PTS transporter subunit EIIC codes for MSSARAAAPPKKSMWGGFFQGLQKMGRSLQLPIAVLPAAGIINRLGQPDVFGSDGLGWDNVAKVMSGAGGALLDGSLGLPLLFCIGVAIGMAKKADGSTALAAVVGFLVYYTVLRQFPKDCPAGTRDVGGGCLGADDAFAGYTYQNPGVFGGIVMGLLAAYLWQRFHRTKLVDWLGFFNGRRLVPIIMAFVGIVFAALCLWIWPPIGDALESFSDWLVGLGAWGSGIFGVANRALLVIGLHQFLNVPIWFQFGSYTKPDGSTVHGDISMFLAGDPEAGQFTTGFFPIMMFALPAAALAITHCARPQHRKRVGGMMLSVALTSFVTGITEPIEYSFLFIAPVLYAIHAVLTGVSMAVTWALGVKDGFSFSAGLIDYLINWNLATKPWLIIPIGLGFAVLYYVIFRFAITRFDLPTPGREPEEVEEEIDRDTTKA; via the coding sequence ATGAGCAGCGCACGTGCCGCCGCCCCACCGAAGAAGTCGATGTGGGGCGGTTTCTTCCAGGGGCTGCAGAAGATGGGGCGCAGTCTTCAGCTGCCGATCGCCGTCCTGCCGGCCGCGGGCATCATCAACCGGCTCGGGCAGCCGGACGTCTTCGGTTCTGACGGCCTGGGCTGGGACAACGTCGCCAAGGTCATGTCGGGTGCGGGCGGCGCGCTGCTGGACGGCAGCCTGGGTCTGCCGTTGCTGTTCTGCATCGGTGTCGCCATCGGCATGGCGAAGAAGGCGGACGGTTCGACCGCGCTCGCCGCGGTGGTCGGCTTCCTCGTCTACTACACGGTGCTGCGGCAGTTCCCGAAGGACTGCCCGGCCGGGACGAGGGACGTGGGCGGTGGGTGCCTGGGCGCGGACGACGCGTTCGCCGGTTACACGTACCAGAATCCGGGTGTTTTCGGCGGCATCGTGATGGGTCTGCTGGCGGCCTATCTGTGGCAGCGGTTCCACCGGACGAAGCTGGTCGACTGGCTGGGTTTCTTCAACGGCCGCCGGCTCGTGCCGATCATCATGGCCTTCGTCGGCATCGTCTTCGCGGCTCTGTGCCTGTGGATCTGGCCGCCGATCGGTGATGCCCTGGAGAGCTTCAGCGACTGGCTGGTGGGGCTCGGGGCGTGGGGTTCGGGCATCTTCGGCGTGGCGAACCGGGCGCTGCTGGTGATCGGTCTGCACCAGTTCCTGAACGTGCCGATCTGGTTCCAGTTCGGTTCGTACACGAAGCCGGACGGGTCCACGGTCCACGGTGACATCAGCATGTTCCTGGCGGGTGACCCGGAGGCCGGTCAGTTCACCACGGGCTTCTTCCCGATCATGATGTTCGCGCTGCCGGCGGCGGCGCTGGCGATCACGCACTGCGCCCGGCCGCAGCACCGCAAGCGGGTGGGCGGCATGATGCTGTCGGTGGCGCTGACCTCGTTCGTCACCGGCATCACGGAGCCGATCGAGTACTCGTTCCTCTTCATCGCGCCGGTGCTCTACGCGATCCACGCGGTGCTGACGGGTGTGTCGATGGCGGTGACGTGGGCGCTCGGGGTCAAGGACGGCTTCAGCTTCTCGGCGGGTCTGATCGACTACCTGATCAACTGGAACCTGGCGACCAAGCCGTGGTTGATCATCCCGATCGGTCTGGGTTTCGCGGTCCTCTACTACGTGATCTTCCGCTTCGCGATCACCCGGTTCGACCTCCCCACGCCGGGCCGTGAGCCCGAGGAGGTGGAGGAGGAGATCGACCGCGACACGACCAAGGCGTGA
- a CDS encoding MoaD/ThiS family protein, with the protein MAIEVRIPTILRTYTDGAKAVEGSGETLAELFADLESRHAGIEARIVDGDKLRRFVNVYLNDEDVRFLDGIDTKLADGDNVTILPAVAGGMV; encoded by the coding sequence ATGGCCATCGAGGTCCGCATCCCGACCATCCTCCGCACCTACACCGACGGCGCCAAGGCCGTCGAGGGCAGCGGTGAGACCCTCGCCGAGCTCTTCGCCGACCTGGAGTCCCGCCACGCCGGGATCGAGGCCCGCATCGTCGACGGCGACAAGCTCCGCCGCTTCGTCAACGTCTACCTGAACGACGAGGACGTCCGCTTCCTCGACGGCATCGACACCAAGCTCGCCGACGGTGACAACGTCACGATCCTGCCGGCCGTGGCCGGCGGCATGGTCTGA
- a CDS encoding DUF2017 domain-containing protein → MAGHFEALPGGGAAVALDEVEISILRSLAVQLMELIGPGDEPAEGEDPLAALFAEGPSEPPSDPALRRLFPDAYGDDTDELRQAAADFRRFTENDLRTRKREDALTVVRTLDAVASAAAGEGGGVLELTADQSRCWLGALNDLRLTIGTRLEVTDDDEGERLYRLPDSDPRKPMVMAYLWLGGLQESLVGTLMP, encoded by the coding sequence ATGGCGGGGCACTTCGAGGCGCTGCCCGGCGGCGGCGCGGCCGTCGCGCTCGACGAGGTCGAGATCTCCATCCTGCGCTCCCTCGCCGTCCAGCTCATGGAACTGATCGGTCCCGGCGACGAGCCCGCCGAGGGTGAGGACCCGCTGGCCGCCCTCTTCGCCGAGGGGCCCAGCGAGCCGCCCTCCGACCCGGCGCTGCGCCGGCTGTTCCCCGACGCGTACGGGGACGACACCGACGAGCTGCGGCAGGCCGCTGCCGACTTCCGCCGCTTCACCGAGAACGACCTGCGGACCCGCAAGCGCGAGGACGCGCTCACCGTGGTCCGCACCCTCGACGCGGTCGCCTCGGCGGCGGCCGGCGAGGGCGGCGGGGTCCTCGAGCTCACCGCGGACCAGTCCCGTTGCTGGCTCGGCGCGCTCAACGACCTGCGGCTGACGATCGGCACCCGGCTCGAGGTCACGGACGACGACGAGGGCGAGCGCCTCTACCGGCTGCCCGACTCCGACCCGCGCAAGCCCATGGTGATGGCCTACCTCTGGCTGGGCGGCCTGCAGGAGTCGCTCGTCGGCACCCTGATGCCGTAA
- a CDS encoding iron ABC transporter permease, which translates to MKRAATGRVRHPAVVAGLLVALAAAVLASLALGSVRIPPGQVLDALTGRAGPSPYRTIVLDVRLPRVLLGAVVGAGLAVVGAVLQALVRNRLADPFLLGISSGASAGAVLVLVVGVGGGVTTTLALPAGAFAGALLALVLVYALARRGGTMTGARLVLAGVAVSYILSALTTLLLVVAGRPEQFQEALFWSLGGLGSARWDSLLLPVTAVAAGTALLIALARPLDLLLVGEEDAVVLGLDAARFRAAVFVLASLVTAVLVAASGAVGFVGLMVPHAARMAVGAPHRRLLPVTALGGALALVLADLAARTVAPPQDIPVGVLTALTGGPFLLWLMRRRPEGATA; encoded by the coding sequence GTGAAGCGCGCCGCGACGGGCCGCGTCCGCCACCCCGCCGTCGTCGCCGGACTGCTGGTGGCGCTCGCCGCGGCCGTCCTGGCCTCGCTGGCGCTCGGCTCCGTCCGCATCCCGCCCGGCCAGGTGCTCGACGCCCTGACCGGCCGGGCCGGACCCTCGCCGTACCGGACCATCGTCCTGGACGTCCGGCTGCCGCGGGTGCTGCTCGGCGCGGTCGTCGGCGCCGGACTCGCCGTCGTCGGCGCCGTCCTGCAGGCCCTGGTCCGCAACCGGCTCGCCGACCCCTTCCTGCTCGGGATCTCCTCCGGCGCCTCCGCCGGGGCGGTCCTCGTCCTGGTCGTCGGCGTCGGCGGCGGCGTCACCACCACCCTCGCCCTGCCCGCCGGTGCCTTCGCCGGCGCCCTGCTCGCCCTCGTCCTCGTCTACGCCCTGGCCCGCCGCGGCGGCACCATGACCGGCGCCCGCCTGGTCCTCGCCGGCGTGGCCGTCTCCTACATCCTGTCCGCCCTGACCACCCTGCTCCTGGTCGTCGCCGGGCGGCCCGAGCAGTTCCAGGAGGCCCTGTTCTGGTCCCTCGGCGGCCTCGGCAGCGCCCGCTGGGACAGCCTCCTGCTGCCCGTGACGGCCGTCGCCGCGGGCACCGCCCTGCTGATCGCCCTCGCCCGGCCGCTCGACCTGCTCCTCGTCGGCGAGGAGGACGCCGTCGTCCTCGGCCTGGACGCGGCCCGCTTCCGCGCCGCCGTCTTCGTCCTCGCCTCCCTGGTCACCGCCGTCCTGGTCGCGGCCAGCGGCGCCGTCGGCTTCGTCGGCCTGATGGTCCCGCACGCCGCCCGCATGGCCGTCGGCGCCCCCCACCGCCGCCTCCTGCCGGTCACCGCCCTCGGCGGGGCGCTCGCCCTGGTCCTGGCCGACCTCGCCGCCCGTACCGTCGCCCCGCCCCAGGACATCCCCGTCGGGGTCCTCACCGCCCTGACCGGCGGCCCGTTCCTCCTGTGGCTGATGCGCCGCCGCCCCGAAGGAGCGACGGCGTGA
- a CDS encoding type II toxin-antitoxin system PemK/MazF family toxin, translating to MDTSWWPALIAVVVLALVVALADGWRRSGRRPAGRTRPPGRPPVRQAPRGRAAGRMPERLPRAGEIWWADVPYEDGPGSKDRPCLVLALRGDRALVAKITSRYHDERPGVIALPPGAVGDAQGRPSFLETDELRDVPVWEFRRRVGTADPVVWDQVRHLAR from the coding sequence ATGGACACGTCGTGGTGGCCCGCGCTGATCGCGGTGGTGGTGCTCGCGCTGGTGGTGGCGCTCGCCGACGGATGGCGCCGCTCGGGGCGCCGTCCGGCCGGGCGGACCCGTCCGCCGGGGCGGCCGCCGGTGCGTCAGGCTCCGCGGGGCCGGGCTGCGGGGCGGATGCCGGAGCGGCTGCCGCGGGCCGGGGAGATCTGGTGGGCGGACGTGCCGTACGAGGACGGGCCGGGCTCGAAGGACCGGCCGTGCCTGGTCCTCGCGCTGCGCGGGGACCGTGCGCTGGTCGCCAAGATCACCAGCAGGTACCACGACGAGCGGCCGGGGGTGATCGCGCTGCCGCCGGGCGCGGTGGGCGATGCCCAGGGGCGTCCGAGCTTCCTGGAGACGGACGAGCTGCGGGACGTGCCGGTGTGGGAGTTCCGCCGGAGGGTGGGGACGGCGGACCCGGTGGTGTGGGACCAGGTCCGCCATCTGGCGCGCTGA
- a CDS encoding cysteine synthase produces MRYDSPLAAVGNTPLVRLPRLSPSDDVRIWAKLEDRNPTGSVKDRPALHMIEQAEKDGRLTPGCTILEPTSGNTGISLAMAAKLKGYRIVCVMPENTSEERRQLLTMWGAEIISSPAAGGSNTAVRVAKELAGQHPDWVMLYQYGNPDNAGAHYATTGPEILADLPSITHFVAGLGTTGTLMGVGRYLREHKPDVKVVAAEPRYDDLVYGLRNLDEGFVPELYDASVLTTRFSVGSADAVTRTRELLQQEGIFAGVSTGAALHAAIGVGRKALKAGESADIVFLVADGGWKYLSTGLYTAATTEEAIATVQDQLWA; encoded by the coding sequence ATGCGTTACGACTCCCCGCTGGCGGCGGTCGGCAACACGCCGCTGGTCCGGCTGCCGCGGCTCTCCCCGTCGGACGACGTCCGCATCTGGGCCAAGCTGGAGGACCGCAACCCCACCGGCTCGGTCAAGGACCGCCCCGCGCTCCACATGATCGAGCAGGCCGAGAAGGACGGCCGGCTCACCCCCGGCTGCACCATCCTCGAACCCACCAGCGGCAACACCGGCATCTCCCTCGCCATGGCGGCCAAGCTCAAGGGCTACCGCATCGTCTGCGTCATGCCGGAGAACACCAGCGAGGAGCGCCGGCAGCTGCTCACCATGTGGGGCGCCGAGATCATCTCGTCCCCCGCGGCGGGCGGCTCCAACACGGCCGTACGGGTCGCCAAGGAGCTCGCCGGACAGCACCCGGACTGGGTCATGCTCTACCAGTACGGCAACCCGGACAACGCGGGCGCCCACTACGCCACCACCGGCCCCGAGATCCTCGCCGACCTGCCCTCGATCACCCACTTCGTCGCCGGACTCGGCACCACCGGCACCCTCATGGGCGTCGGCCGCTACCTGCGCGAACACAAGCCCGATGTGAAGGTCGTCGCCGCGGAGCCCCGCTACGACGACCTGGTCTACGGCCTGCGCAACCTCGACGAGGGCTTCGTCCCCGAGCTGTACGACGCCTCCGTCCTCACCACCCGCTTCTCGGTCGGCTCGGCCGACGCCGTCACCCGCACCCGCGAACTCCTCCAGCAGGAGGGCATCTTCGCGGGCGTCTCCACCGGCGCGGCCCTGCACGCCGCCATCGGCGTCGGCAGGAAGGCCCTCAAGGCGGGCGAGAGCGCCGACATCGTCTTCCTCGTCGCCGACGGCGGCTGGAAGTACCTGTCCACCGGCCTCTACACCGCGGCCACCACGGAAGAGGCCATCGCGACGGTCCAGGACCAGCTCTGGGCCTGA
- a CDS encoding amino acid permease, whose amino-acid sequence MTSVQVDKQHDGTDGAVDGGEGYQRGLGARQIQMIAIGGAIGTGLFLGAGKAIAKAGPSLILAYAIAGLVIFFIMRALGELLMYRPVSGSFSEYAREFIGPFAGFVTGWTYWLFWVVTGITEVTAAATYMTYWWNIPQWISALVFTVILYGANLISVKLFGELEFWFSMVKVTAIIGMILICAGILTVGFSDAAETASVANLWNDRGFFPNGIGNTLMTLQIVMFAFLAVELVGVTAGESKDPKTVLPKAINTVPWRIAVFYVGALIMILSVVPWSEFKPGVSPFVAAFEKMGLGVGAAIVNFVVLTAALSSCNSGMYSTGRMLRDLALNGQGPKVFTRLTKNGTPLLGLTFSAALMLVGVWINYVAPGKAFEYVVSFATISGMWAWIMILVCQIRYRAKADRGELPESTFKAPGAPWTSWFALLFIGMVIVMMGIDEGARVSLYCAPLWGLILAVSYLVLKARNPEGAAFTKRS is encoded by the coding sequence ATGACCTCAGTGCAGGTCGACAAGCAGCACGACGGCACCGACGGGGCCGTGGACGGCGGCGAGGGCTACCAGCGTGGCCTCGGCGCCCGGCAGATCCAGATGATCGCGATCGGCGGCGCCATCGGCACCGGCCTCTTCCTCGGCGCGGGCAAGGCCATCGCCAAGGCCGGCCCCAGCCTGATCCTCGCCTACGCCATCGCGGGCCTGGTCATCTTCTTCATCATGCGGGCCCTGGGCGAACTGCTCATGTACCGCCCCGTGTCCGGCTCCTTCTCGGAGTACGCGCGCGAGTTCATCGGCCCCTTCGCGGGCTTCGTGACCGGCTGGACGTACTGGCTCTTCTGGGTCGTCACCGGCATCACCGAGGTCACCGCCGCCGCCACCTACATGACGTACTGGTGGAACATCCCGCAGTGGATCTCCGCCCTCGTCTTCACCGTGATCCTCTACGGCGCCAACCTGATCTCCGTGAAGCTCTTCGGCGAGCTGGAGTTCTGGTTCTCCATGGTCAAGGTCACCGCCATCATCGGCATGATCCTGATCTGCGCCGGCATCCTCACCGTCGGCTTCTCCGACGCCGCCGAGACCGCCTCCGTCGCCAACCTCTGGAACGACCGCGGCTTCTTCCCGAACGGCATCGGCAACACGCTGATGACGCTCCAGATCGTCATGTTCGCCTTCCTCGCGGTCGAGCTGGTCGGCGTCACCGCCGGCGAGTCCAAGGACCCGAAGACCGTCCTGCCCAAGGCCATCAACACCGTGCCGTGGCGCATCGCCGTCTTCTACGTCGGCGCGCTGATCATGATCCTGTCGGTCGTGCCGTGGTCCGAGTTCAAGCCCGGCGTCTCCCCGTTCGTCGCGGCCTTCGAGAAGATGGGCCTCGGCGTCGGCGCCGCCATCGTCAACTTCGTCGTCCTGACCGCGGCCCTGTCCTCCTGCAACTCGGGCATGTACTCCACCGGCCGCATGCTGCGCGACCTCGCGCTCAACGGCCAGGGCCCGAAGGTCTTCACGCGGCTGACGAAGAACGGCACCCCGCTGCTCGGCCTGACCTTCTCCGCCGCCCTGATGCTCGTCGGCGTCTGGATCAACTACGTCGCCCCGGGCAAGGCCTTCGAGTACGTCGTCTCCTTCGCGACCATCTCCGGCATGTGGGCCTGGATCATGATCCTGGTCTGCCAGATCCGCTACCGCGCCAAGGCCGACCGCGGCGAGCTGCCCGAGTCCACCTTCAAGGCCCCGGGCGCCCCCTGGACCAGCTGGTTCGCGCTGCTCTTCATCGGCATGGTCATCGTGATGATGGGCATCGACGAGGGCGCCCGCGTCTCGCTGTACTGCGCGCCGCTGTGGGGCCTGATCCTCGCCGTGTCCTACCTCGTGCTCAAGGCCCGCAACCCCGAGGGCGCCGCCTTCACCAAGCGGTCGTAA